The Bubalus kerabau isolate K-KA32 ecotype Philippines breed swamp buffalo chromosome X, PCC_UOA_SB_1v2, whole genome shotgun sequence genome has a segment encoding these proteins:
- the TLR8 gene encoding toll-like receptor 8 isoform X1 translates to MLRWHWEAESSLRMTSVFFPFPSFRFKLALSSVPTALGGLCGENMTLRFLLLTSLFLLISDSCEFFTEASYPRSYPCDVKNENGSFIAECNSRRLQEVPQTVDKDVTEVDLSDNFITQITNESFQGLQNLTKINLNHNAKSQSGNPAVKKAMTITDGAFLNLKHLRELLLEDNQLQQIPAGLPESLKKLSLIQNNIITLTKKNTSGLGNLESLYLGWNCYFACDKKFTIENGAFQNLTKLKVLSLSFNPLHSVPPSLPSSLTELYLSNTHIGNVSEEDFKELSNLRVLDLSGNCPRCFNAPFPCVPCQGGASIQIHPLAFQTLTQLRYLNLSSTSLRKVPASWFDNMHNLKVLDLEFNYLMDEIASGEFLTKLPSLEILDLSYNYELKKYPQYINISKNFSKLISLQMLHLRGYVFQELRKKDFNPLRHLSNLTTINLGVNFIKQIDFSIFPWFPNLKIIYLSENRISPLVSDTEQHDANGTSFQSHILKRRSADIQFDPHSNFYHNTRPLIKTECSRLGNALDLSLNSIFFIGVNQFQDFGNISCLNLSSNGNGQVLNGTEFSRLSGIKYLDLTNNRLDFDDDAAFSELPLLEVLDLSYNAHYFRIAGVTHRLGFIEHLTNLRVLNLSNNDIFTLTETQLKSASLGELVFSGNRLDLLWNAQDVRYWQIFQNLTNLTRLDLARNNLRHISSQAFLNLPRTLTDLYINDNMLNFFNWSLLEYFPYLRLLDLSGNQLFFLTNSLSTFASSLETLLLSGNRISHLPSDFLSGASSLIHLDLSSNQLKMLNRSTFETKTATKLTVLELGSNPFDCTCDFGDFREWMDGNLNVRIPRLTDVICASPGDQEGKSIVSLDLTTCVSDTIAAIFCFLTFSVTISVMLAALAHHWFYWDAWFIYHVCLAKVKGYRSLSTSQTFYDAYISYDTKDASVTDWVINELRFHLEESEDKNVLLCLEERDWDPGLAVIDNLMQSINQSKKTIFVLTKKYAKNWNFKTAFYLALQRLMEENMDVIVFILLEPVLQHSQYLRLRQRICKSSILQWPDNPKAEGLFWQSLKNVVLTANDSRYNNLYVNSIKQY, encoded by the coding sequence GAAAACATGACCCTTCGCTTTTTGCTTCTGACCTCCCTTTTCCTGCTCATCTCTGATTCCTGTGAGTTCTTCACCGAAGCCAGTTATCCGCGAAGCTATCCTTGCGATGTGAAAAACGAAAATGGCTCTTTTATTGCAGAATGTAACAGTCGTCGATTACAGGAAGTACCCCAAACAGTGGACAAAGATGTGACAGAAGTAGACCTGTCTGATAATTTCATCACACAGATAACGAATGAATCCTTTCAAGGGCTGCAAAATCTGACTAAAATCAACCTGAACCATAATGCCAAGTCCCAGAGTGGAAATCCTGCTGTAAAGAAAGCTATGACTATTACAGACGGGGCATTTCTCAACCTCAAACACCTAAGGGAGTTGCTGCTGGAAGACAACCAGTTACAACAAATACCAGCTGGTTTgccagaatctttaaaaaaacttaGTCTAATTCAAAACAACATAATTACGTTAACGAAAAAGAACACTTCTGGACTTGGGAACCTGGAAAGTCTCTATTTGGGCTGGAACTGTTATTTTGCTTGTGATAAAAAATTTACCATAGAAAATGGAGCATTCCAAAACCTTACCAAGTTGAAGGTGCTGTCGTTATCTTTTAATCCCCTTCACAGCGTGCCACCAAGTCTGCCAAGCTCGCTAACAGAACTCTACCTTAGTAATACCCATATTGGAAACGTCAGTGAAGAAGACTTCAAGGAGCTGAGCAATTTAAGAGTACTAGATTTAAGTGGAAACTGCCCGAGATGTTTTAACGCTCCATTTCCCTGTGTACCTTGCCAAGGAGGTGCTTCAATTCAGATACACCCTCTTGCTTTTCAAACCCTGACCCAACTTCGCTACCTAAACCTCTCTAGCACTTCGCTCCGGAAGGTTCCTGCCAGCTGGTTTGACAACATGCACAATCTGAAGGTATTGGATCTTGAATTCAACTATTTAATGGACGAAATAGCCTCGGGGGAATTTTTGACAAAATTGCCCTCCTTAGAAATACTTGATTTATCTTACAACTACGAACTAAAAAAATATCCTCAGTACATTAACATTTCCAAAAATTTCTCGAAGCTTATATCTCTCCAGATGTTGCATTTAAGAGGTTATGTGTTCCAGGAACTTAGAAAGAAAGATTTCAATCCCCTGCGGCACCTCTCAAATTTAACGACTATCAACTTGGGCGTTAACTTTATTAAGCAGATTGATTTTAGCATTTTCCCCTGGTTCCCCAACCTGAAAATCATTTACTTGTCAGAAAACAGAATATCACCCTTGGTCAGTGATACTGAGCAACATGATGCAAATGGGACCTCTTTCCAAAGTCACATCCTGAAGCGACGCTCAGCCGATATTCAATTTGACCCACATTCGAATTTTTATCATAACACCCGTCCTTTAATAAAGACAGAATGTTCACGTCTTGGCAATGCCTTAGATTTAAGCTTGAACAGTATTTTCTTTATTGGGGTAAACCAGTTTCAAGATTTTGGCAACATTTCCTGTTTAAATCTGTCTTCAAATGGCAATGGCCAGGTGTTAAATGGAACGGAATTTTCACGCTTGTCTGGTATCAAGTATTTGGATTTGACAAACAATAGACTAGACTTTGATGACGATGCTGCTTTCAGTGAATTGCCATTATTAGAAGTTCTTGATCTCAGCTACAATGCACACTATTTCCGAATAGCAGGGGTAACGCACCGTCTAggatttattgaacatttaactAACCTGAGAGTTTTAAACTTGAGCAACAATGACATTTTTACTTTAACAGAAACACAACTGAAAAGCGCGTCCCTGGGAGAATTAGTTTTCAGTGGGAACCGCCTTGACCTTCTGTGGAATGCTCAAGATGTCAGGTACTGGCAAATTTTTCAAAATCTCACCAATCTGACCCGGCTTGACTTAGCCCGTAATAACCTTCGGCATATCTCCAGTCAGGCCTTCCTTAACTTGCCCAGGACTCTCACTGACCtatatataaatgataacatGTTAAATTTCTTTAACTGGTCATTACTGGAATACTTCCCTTACCTCAGATTGCTTGACTTAAGTGGAAACCAGCTGTTCTTTTTAACCAATAGCCTATCTACATTTGcatcttctcttgagacgctacTGCTGAGTGGAAACAGAATTTCCCACCTACCgtctgattttctttctggagCCAGCAGCCTGATACACCTCGATTTGAGCTCCAACCAGCTCAAGATGCTCAACAGATCCACATTTGAAACGAAGACCGCCACCAAGTTAACCGTTTTGGAACTAGGGAGTAACCCTTTTGACTGTACCTGTGACTTTGGAGATTTTCGAGAATGGATGGACGGAAATCTGAACGTCAGGATTCCCAGACTGACCGATGTCATTTGTGCCAGTCCTGGGGATCAAGAAGGCAAGAGCATTGTGAGTCTAGACCTCACCACTTGTGTTTCAGATACCATTGCAGCCATATTCTGTTTCTTAACCTTTTCTGTCACCATCTCAGTGATGCTGGCTGCCCTGGCCCACCACTGGTTTTACTGGGATGCTTGGTTTATCTACCATGTGTGCTTAGCTAAGGTCAAAGGCTACAGGTCTCTGTCCACATCCCAGACTTTCTATGATGCTTACATTTCTTATGACACCAAAGACGCTTCTGTCACGGACTGGGTGATCAATGAATTGCGCTTCCACCTGGAAGAGAGTGAGGACAAGAACGTGCTCCTGTGTTTAGAGGAAAGGGATTGGGACCCGGGTCTAGCCGTCATTGACAACCTCATGCAGAGCATCAACCAAAGCAAGAAAACAATATTTGTTTTAACCAAAAAATATGCCAAAAACTGGAATTTTAAAACGGCATTCTACTTGGCCTTGCAGAGGCTAATGGAGGAGAATATGGACGTGATTGTCTTTATTCTGCTGGAGCCAGTGCTGCAGCATTCGCAGTATTTGAGGCTGCGGCAGAGGATCTGCAAGAGTTCCATCCTCCAGTGGCCTGATAACCCCAAGGCGGAAGGCTTGTTTTGGCAGAGTCTGAAAAATGTCGTCCTAACAGCCAACGATTCACGGTATAACAACTTGTATGTCAATTCCATTAAGCAATACTAA
- the TLR8 gene encoding toll-like receptor 8 isoform X2 codes for MTLRFLLLTSLFLLISDSCEFFTEASYPRSYPCDVKNENGSFIAECNSRRLQEVPQTVDKDVTEVDLSDNFITQITNESFQGLQNLTKINLNHNAKSQSGNPAVKKAMTITDGAFLNLKHLRELLLEDNQLQQIPAGLPESLKKLSLIQNNIITLTKKNTSGLGNLESLYLGWNCYFACDKKFTIENGAFQNLTKLKVLSLSFNPLHSVPPSLPSSLTELYLSNTHIGNVSEEDFKELSNLRVLDLSGNCPRCFNAPFPCVPCQGGASIQIHPLAFQTLTQLRYLNLSSTSLRKVPASWFDNMHNLKVLDLEFNYLMDEIASGEFLTKLPSLEILDLSYNYELKKYPQYINISKNFSKLISLQMLHLRGYVFQELRKKDFNPLRHLSNLTTINLGVNFIKQIDFSIFPWFPNLKIIYLSENRISPLVSDTEQHDANGTSFQSHILKRRSADIQFDPHSNFYHNTRPLIKTECSRLGNALDLSLNSIFFIGVNQFQDFGNISCLNLSSNGNGQVLNGTEFSRLSGIKYLDLTNNRLDFDDDAAFSELPLLEVLDLSYNAHYFRIAGVTHRLGFIEHLTNLRVLNLSNNDIFTLTETQLKSASLGELVFSGNRLDLLWNAQDVRYWQIFQNLTNLTRLDLARNNLRHISSQAFLNLPRTLTDLYINDNMLNFFNWSLLEYFPYLRLLDLSGNQLFFLTNSLSTFASSLETLLLSGNRISHLPSDFLSGASSLIHLDLSSNQLKMLNRSTFETKTATKLTVLELGSNPFDCTCDFGDFREWMDGNLNVRIPRLTDVICASPGDQEGKSIVSLDLTTCVSDTIAAIFCFLTFSVTISVMLAALAHHWFYWDAWFIYHVCLAKVKGYRSLSTSQTFYDAYISYDTKDASVTDWVINELRFHLEESEDKNVLLCLEERDWDPGLAVIDNLMQSINQSKKTIFVLTKKYAKNWNFKTAFYLALQRLMEENMDVIVFILLEPVLQHSQYLRLRQRICKSSILQWPDNPKAEGLFWQSLKNVVLTANDSRYNNLYVNSIKQY; via the coding sequence ATGACCCTTCGCTTTTTGCTTCTGACCTCCCTTTTCCTGCTCATCTCTGATTCCTGTGAGTTCTTCACCGAAGCCAGTTATCCGCGAAGCTATCCTTGCGATGTGAAAAACGAAAATGGCTCTTTTATTGCAGAATGTAACAGTCGTCGATTACAGGAAGTACCCCAAACAGTGGACAAAGATGTGACAGAAGTAGACCTGTCTGATAATTTCATCACACAGATAACGAATGAATCCTTTCAAGGGCTGCAAAATCTGACTAAAATCAACCTGAACCATAATGCCAAGTCCCAGAGTGGAAATCCTGCTGTAAAGAAAGCTATGACTATTACAGACGGGGCATTTCTCAACCTCAAACACCTAAGGGAGTTGCTGCTGGAAGACAACCAGTTACAACAAATACCAGCTGGTTTgccagaatctttaaaaaaacttaGTCTAATTCAAAACAACATAATTACGTTAACGAAAAAGAACACTTCTGGACTTGGGAACCTGGAAAGTCTCTATTTGGGCTGGAACTGTTATTTTGCTTGTGATAAAAAATTTACCATAGAAAATGGAGCATTCCAAAACCTTACCAAGTTGAAGGTGCTGTCGTTATCTTTTAATCCCCTTCACAGCGTGCCACCAAGTCTGCCAAGCTCGCTAACAGAACTCTACCTTAGTAATACCCATATTGGAAACGTCAGTGAAGAAGACTTCAAGGAGCTGAGCAATTTAAGAGTACTAGATTTAAGTGGAAACTGCCCGAGATGTTTTAACGCTCCATTTCCCTGTGTACCTTGCCAAGGAGGTGCTTCAATTCAGATACACCCTCTTGCTTTTCAAACCCTGACCCAACTTCGCTACCTAAACCTCTCTAGCACTTCGCTCCGGAAGGTTCCTGCCAGCTGGTTTGACAACATGCACAATCTGAAGGTATTGGATCTTGAATTCAACTATTTAATGGACGAAATAGCCTCGGGGGAATTTTTGACAAAATTGCCCTCCTTAGAAATACTTGATTTATCTTACAACTACGAACTAAAAAAATATCCTCAGTACATTAACATTTCCAAAAATTTCTCGAAGCTTATATCTCTCCAGATGTTGCATTTAAGAGGTTATGTGTTCCAGGAACTTAGAAAGAAAGATTTCAATCCCCTGCGGCACCTCTCAAATTTAACGACTATCAACTTGGGCGTTAACTTTATTAAGCAGATTGATTTTAGCATTTTCCCCTGGTTCCCCAACCTGAAAATCATTTACTTGTCAGAAAACAGAATATCACCCTTGGTCAGTGATACTGAGCAACATGATGCAAATGGGACCTCTTTCCAAAGTCACATCCTGAAGCGACGCTCAGCCGATATTCAATTTGACCCACATTCGAATTTTTATCATAACACCCGTCCTTTAATAAAGACAGAATGTTCACGTCTTGGCAATGCCTTAGATTTAAGCTTGAACAGTATTTTCTTTATTGGGGTAAACCAGTTTCAAGATTTTGGCAACATTTCCTGTTTAAATCTGTCTTCAAATGGCAATGGCCAGGTGTTAAATGGAACGGAATTTTCACGCTTGTCTGGTATCAAGTATTTGGATTTGACAAACAATAGACTAGACTTTGATGACGATGCTGCTTTCAGTGAATTGCCATTATTAGAAGTTCTTGATCTCAGCTACAATGCACACTATTTCCGAATAGCAGGGGTAACGCACCGTCTAggatttattgaacatttaactAACCTGAGAGTTTTAAACTTGAGCAACAATGACATTTTTACTTTAACAGAAACACAACTGAAAAGCGCGTCCCTGGGAGAATTAGTTTTCAGTGGGAACCGCCTTGACCTTCTGTGGAATGCTCAAGATGTCAGGTACTGGCAAATTTTTCAAAATCTCACCAATCTGACCCGGCTTGACTTAGCCCGTAATAACCTTCGGCATATCTCCAGTCAGGCCTTCCTTAACTTGCCCAGGACTCTCACTGACCtatatataaatgataacatGTTAAATTTCTTTAACTGGTCATTACTGGAATACTTCCCTTACCTCAGATTGCTTGACTTAAGTGGAAACCAGCTGTTCTTTTTAACCAATAGCCTATCTACATTTGcatcttctcttgagacgctacTGCTGAGTGGAAACAGAATTTCCCACCTACCgtctgattttctttctggagCCAGCAGCCTGATACACCTCGATTTGAGCTCCAACCAGCTCAAGATGCTCAACAGATCCACATTTGAAACGAAGACCGCCACCAAGTTAACCGTTTTGGAACTAGGGAGTAACCCTTTTGACTGTACCTGTGACTTTGGAGATTTTCGAGAATGGATGGACGGAAATCTGAACGTCAGGATTCCCAGACTGACCGATGTCATTTGTGCCAGTCCTGGGGATCAAGAAGGCAAGAGCATTGTGAGTCTAGACCTCACCACTTGTGTTTCAGATACCATTGCAGCCATATTCTGTTTCTTAACCTTTTCTGTCACCATCTCAGTGATGCTGGCTGCCCTGGCCCACCACTGGTTTTACTGGGATGCTTGGTTTATCTACCATGTGTGCTTAGCTAAGGTCAAAGGCTACAGGTCTCTGTCCACATCCCAGACTTTCTATGATGCTTACATTTCTTATGACACCAAAGACGCTTCTGTCACGGACTGGGTGATCAATGAATTGCGCTTCCACCTGGAAGAGAGTGAGGACAAGAACGTGCTCCTGTGTTTAGAGGAAAGGGATTGGGACCCGGGTCTAGCCGTCATTGACAACCTCATGCAGAGCATCAACCAAAGCAAGAAAACAATATTTGTTTTAACCAAAAAATATGCCAAAAACTGGAATTTTAAAACGGCATTCTACTTGGCCTTGCAGAGGCTAATGGAGGAGAATATGGACGTGATTGTCTTTATTCTGCTGGAGCCAGTGCTGCAGCATTCGCAGTATTTGAGGCTGCGGCAGAGGATCTGCAAGAGTTCCATCCTCCAGTGGCCTGATAACCCCAAGGCGGAAGGCTTGTTTTGGCAGAGTCTGAAAAATGTCGTCCTAACAGCCAACGATTCACGGTATAACAACTTGTATGTCAATTCCATTAAGCAATACTAA